Proteins found in one Planococcus citri chromosome 2, ihPlaCitr1.1, whole genome shotgun sequence genomic segment:
- the LOC135837946 gene encoding uncharacterized protein LOC135837946, with the protein MLFSRIPSGDRYGKMDDSSIKLQCLAAKSVCVQLVQEWAERPSMVVSDVWEPRKGYGTCKLHNWYLHHMSEMDLSRQLETVQNEIRYQIEDNIALICERVVSWVRCHHTIQFFHDEQSTDLRQYIKKLVWNSDFEIDYRATAKNILTNDKLSPLAKFRFASTYCIFESIEDIYNSIDSKPDWALMLEPFMAFWSDYIYENEDGLWDDDDEDYSLPEPEPWHFREEMMMFIVQTGEVDLWPVIEYVFDSIDTGSKWCHYERMVEVYGKRYLKQLLVKLTDEELRSELGCYTTAISTIFEKIVQWGTVNEARLVWKLCRSKMNSENFCGILETLVLSSMKNPTDFEKWTPLLMEIWTNAIGSGRFRQSALDTKLWQRIGEKFIEYAFEETKTNFRASRQISEPMKFIKTVVRSTDVKNRMTFFEKNFHWLILWAPFAEVDKLMRDFVNHYNRDVVNLKKVIANSSEVEWSLGILLGYCEFDEFEAVLSFYLPGVDSSVVKNDEHEMQNSLMCCKRKLMESSSGLARLCLCVYYGDWRPLYEYVKKTFSQAHITPKAFMIKVMRMGELLTHKMDKCEMNDLKECLCTVLSDTDPKFKAFKERFKDNMAGVLFDHEDPEEKIFNRARVQEFLLWVYNGSEKLVEKNFKQLHLLRRGFVVQLKFCIVEDSFRVTNSMKEYLEWCFATEAERQRFKRDMIYKFRDYDVFEEMLARRKYRQSMLSWFFDGDDSLIEKFMTEVFKAYY; encoded by the exons ATGTTATTTTCCCGTATTcc atctGGTGATCGTTACGGAAAGATGGACGATTCGTCGATAAAGTTACAATGTTTGGCTGCGAAATCCGTATGCGTTCAGCTAGTACAGGAATGGGCTGAGAGACCATCGATGGTCGTATCCGACGTTTGGGAACCACGTAAAGGCTACGGTACTTGCAAGCTTCACAATTGGTACCTGCACCACATGAGTGAAATGGACTTATCTCGTCAATTAGAGAccgttcaaaatgaaattcgataCCAAATCGAAGACAACATCGCGCTGATTTGCGAACGAGTCGTGAGCTGGGTCCGGTGTCATCATACGATACAATTCTTTCACGATGAACAGTCGACCGACTTGAGGCAATACATCAAGAAACTGGTATGGAATAGTGATTTTGAAATCGACTACAGAGCTACTGCTAAAAATATCCTCACCAACGATAAGTTGAGCCCACTGGCGAAATTTCGATTCGCTAGTACGTATTGTATCTTCGAGTCAATCGAGGATATTTATAATTCGATTGACTCGAAGCCGGACTGGGCTTTGATGTTGGAACCGTTCATGGCGTTTTGGAGCGACTATATTTACGAGAATGAAGACGGGTTGTGGGACGATGACGACGAGGACTATTCGCTTCCGGAACCAGAACCGTGGCATTTTCGCGAAGAAATGATGATGTTTATTGTACAAACCGGAGAGGTTGATTTGTGGCCAGTGATCGAGTACGTCTTCGATAGTATCGACACAGGGAGCAAATGGTGCCATTATGAACGTATGGTCGAAGTGTACGGTAAAAGATACCTAAAACAATTGTTAGTCAAATTGACGGATGAAGAATTGAGATCGGAGCTCGGATGTTACACTACTGCGATCTCgacaattttcgagaaaatcgtcCAATGGGGTACTGTGAACGAGGCACGTTTAGTTTGGAAACTGTGCAGGAGTAAAATGAATTCGGAGAATTTCTGCGGGATTCTCGAAACGCTCGTATTGTCATCGATGAAAAACCCGACggatttcgaaaaatggacCCCGTTGTTGATGGAAATTTGGACCAACGCCATCGGCAGTGGCAGATTCAGACAATCCGCCCTCGATACGAAACTGTGGCAGAGAATCGgcgaaaaattcatcgaatacgCGTTCGAAGAAACGAAGACGAATTTTCGCGCCAGTCGCCAAATCAGCGAGCCgatgaaattcatcaaaacggTAGTGAGAAGCACCGACGTCAAGAACAGAATGACATTTTTCGAGAAGAATTTCCATTGGCTGATCCTCTGGGCACCGTTCGCCGAGGTAGATAAATTGATGCGTGATTTTGTGAACCATTATAACCGCGATgtcgtcaatttgaaaaaagttatcgCTAATTCGTCCGAAGTAGAGTGGTCGCTCGGTATATTGCTGGGATATTGCGAATTTGACGAATTCGAAGCCGTGTTATCGTTTTATTTGCCCGGTGTCGACAGCAGCGTTGTCAAGAACGATGAGCACGAAATGCAAAATAGTTTGATGTGCTGTAAACGAAAGTTAATGGAGTCTTCGAGCGGTTTGGCTCGTCTTTGTTTGTGCGTTTATTACGGAGACTGGAGACcattgtacgagtacgtaaagAAGACCTTTTCGCAAGCCCATATCACGCCGAAAGCGTTCATGATTAAGGTGATGAGAATGGGCGAACTGTTGACTCACAAAATGGATAAATGCGAAATGAACGATTTAAAGGAATGCCTGTGCACGGTTTTGTCCGATACCGACCCTAAATTTAAAGCTTTCAAGGAACGATTCAAGGACAACATGGCCGGGGTTTTATTCGATCACGAAGATccggaagaaaaaattttcaatcgagcTCGCGTGCAGGAGTTTTTGCTATGGGTTTATAACGGTAGCGAAAAATTAGTAGAGAAAAACTTCAAGCAACTGCACCTGCTTCGTCGAGGATTTGTggttcagttgaaattttgcatcgtAGAAGATTCGTTCCGAGTTACCAACTCCATGAAGGAGTATTTGGAGTGGTGTTTTGCAACCGAAGCGGAAAGGCAGCGGTTTAAACGCGATATGATTTATAAATTCCGCGATTACGACGTATTCGAAGAAATGCTGGCACGTAGAAAGTATCGTCAAAGTATGTTATCGTGGTTCTTTGACGGCGATGATAGTTTAATCGAGAAGTTCATGACTGAGGTTTTCAAAGCGTATTATTGA
- the LOC135837948 gene encoding uncharacterized protein LOC135837948, giving the protein MDDSPMKLQTLATKSVCVRLVYDWAEGEMPLINVWERGIRDGTEVCPTHQWFLWQLTEMQVPRFANIPSEVQYQIEDNMPPILKEVKKWIMYHHLLNFFHDEPSSSLREYIVKLVWNHHFKIDNSASAKNILTNDNLTLLERFKFASAYCIVDEIEKFRDMMDSVPEWELLGEAFVAYWYRYLTNKLDTIDKPRNSSIEMWYLKTSEKAMLWSSAVYFFDKLDSASKSAEFERVLKFFADTNLKDLLAKLTDKEWNLACRSAISKIVEQIVQYGTLDQVQLVWKLFRSKMDSKNFCGILETLVPLSMRNARDFEKWTPLLMRIWISASSKFKQAAIDKKLWKSIGEKCLSNVAHDKPTDFRARRRQIGDPMKFVRLVLKSIPVEKRMEFFQKNFCWLIVWAPVAAVDQLMRDFLERYNRDVVKLKKVVANCSKYRQ; this is encoded by the coding sequence ATGGACGATTCGCCGATGAAATTACAAACCTTGGCTACGAAATCGGTATGCGTTCGGCTGGTATACGATTGGGCCGAGGGCGAAATGCCCCTAATTAATGTTTGGGAACGAGGTATCCGCGATGGTACTGAAGTCTGTCCGACTCACCAGTGGTTCCTGTGGCAGTTAACCGAAATGCAAGTTCCTCGATTTGCCAATATTCCGAGTGAAGTTCAATACCAAATCGAAGACAACATGCCGCCGATTTTAAAAGAAGTTAAGAAATGGATCATGTATCATCACTTGTTGAACTTCTTCCACGATGAACCATCGTCTTCGTTGAGAGAATACATCGTGAAACTAGTATGGAACCATCATTTTAAAATCGATAACTCGGCTAGTGCGAAAAATATCCTAACTAATGATAATCTAACTCTGTTGGAGAGGTTTAAATTCGCCAGTGCGTATTGCATCGTCGACGAAATCGAAAAGTTTCGAGATATGATGGATTCAGTACCGGAATGGGAGTTGCTTGGGGAGGCATTCGTCGCGTATTGGTACCGGTATTTGACCAACAAGTTAGATACGATAGACAAACCGAGAAATTCCTCCATCGAAATGTGGTATCTGAAAACTTCGGAGAAGGCTATGTTATGGTCATCTGCCGTGTACTTCTTCGATAAATTGGACTCGGCGAGTAAATCGGCCGAATTCGAACGTGTTCTCAAATTTTTCGCCGATACCAACCTGAAAGATTTGTTGGCCAAATTAACGGATAAAGAATGGAATCTCGCGTGTCGTTCTgctatttcgaaaattgtcgaGCAAATCGTCCAGTACGGTACCTTGGACCAAGTACAGCTCGTTTGGAAGCTATTCCGCAGTAAAATGGATTCGAAGAATTTTTGCGGTATTCTCGAAACTCTGGTACCTTTATCGATGAGAAACGCGAgagatttcgaaaaatggacCCCGTTATTGATGAGAATTTGGATCAGCGCTAGCAGCAAATTCAAACAAGCAGCCATCGATAAGAAACTGTGGAAGAGTATCGGTGAAAAATGCTTGTCCAATGTTGCGCACGATAAACCGACGGATTTTCGTGCACGTCGACGCCAAATCGGCGATCCGATGAAATTCGTCAGACTAGTGTTGAAAAGCATACCCGTTGAGAAGAgaatggaatttttccaaaaaaatttctgttggtTGATCGTTTGGGCGCCGGTCGCTGCGGTTGATCAATTGATGCGTGATTTTCTGGAACGTTACAATCGCGATGTTGTCAAATTGAAGAAAGTCGTCGCCAATTGTTCCAAATATAGACAGTAA
- the LOC135837949 gene encoding uncharacterized protein LOC135837949, translating into MNDSPMKLQILAAKSVCIRLVREWAEEGEIPVINVWKRAAGYGTCPAHDWYLWQLSEMPIPRFAHIQNTIRYQIEDNMAPILDQVVIWIQHHHGADFFNDQQSSFLSEYISKLVWNHHFQIDYAASAKNILTNTKLSPLERFRFAGTYCIVEEIEKFRDTIDSMPKLDFKKDPFVVYWSKYLRNELHTIPVPKDMSLNSLMIIISSSQFGLWAPVEYFFGKLTQASKLVNIEPIIRLYGNSVRMNLPDKFNDKEWNLAFRPVISKIVEKIVECGTLDEVRCIWSRFRSKMDSKNFCSILETLVPLSMRNATSFKKWTPLLMEIWTSAASELKQSAIVDTELWHSIGRKCEHLVRFENAKDFRARRQIPESMKFIRMVLKSTNVKKRTEFLEQNFSWLIIWTQFTTVDRLIREFLERYNRDVVKLKQSIADNSAEIERSLLIFLSFGEFDEFDVVTRFYFPGIKGVAKDTEEELRNGLMCHKWDLVTSGKGLMFLATCLYFADWKQLYEFVQKMCSVAGYSLNSFMFDLFERGHLPGLEYLTRKLERGEMIDLKECLSKLECHSEGDVVRRGLLMRQFKTHMFKALFDIDSGRKMIFNRADVQDFLLWIYNGDEILVEKHFKQPVLFPKGFLVQLIGCFDDGHDGFLFQASKSMEEFLKWCFAKVSERRRFKREMIYKFKQYKIIEDILLNRRCRRSALFWFFDGDVGLIEKFTADCAGIPMYTIVENNLRSARSEEMKK; encoded by the coding sequence atgaacgaTTCGCCGATGAAATTACAAATCCTGGCAGCCAAATCGGTATGCATTCGACTGGTACGCGAATGGGCCGAGGAGGGCGAAATACCCGTAATCAATGTCTGGAAAAGAGCTGCCGGCTACGGTACTTGCCCAGCTCACGACTGGTACCTGTGGCAGTTGAGTGAAATGCCAATACCTCGATTCGCTCATATCCAGAACACAATCCGGTACCAAATCGAAGACAACATGGCGCCGATTCTAGACCAAGTCGTTATCTGGATCCAGCATCATCACGGCGCCGATTTCTTCAACGATCAACAATCTTCGTTTTTGAGCGAATACATCTCGAAACTAGTTTGgaatcatcattttcaaatagaCTACGCCGCTAGTGCGAAAAATATCCTGACTAATACGAAGCTAAGTCCATTGGAGAGGTTCAGATTCGCTGGCACTTACTGCATCGTTGAAGAAATCGAGAAATTTCGTGACACGATCGATTCGATGCCGAAATTGGACTTTAAGAAGGATCCGTTCGTCGTGTATTGGAGCAAGTATTTGAGAAACGAGCTGCATACGATACCGGTACCGAAGGATATGTCTCTGAATTCGTTAATGATTATCATCAGTTCGAGCCAGTTCGGTTTATGGGCACCGGTCGAGTACTTCTTCGGTAAACTAACCCAGGCGAGTAAATTGGTCAATATCGAGCCCATCATCCGACTGTACGGTAACAGCGTACGAATGAATTTGCCGGATAAATTCAACGATAAGGAGTGGAATCTGGCATTTCGTCCGGTCATCTCGAAAATCGTCGAGAAAATCGTCGAATGTGGTACCTTAGACGAAGTACGTTGCATTTGGAGTAGGTTCAGGAGTAAAATGGATTCGAAGAATTTCTGCTCCATTCTGGAAACACTGGTCCCATTATCGATGCGAAACGcgaccagtttcaaaaaatggaccCCACTGTTGATGGAGATCTGGACCAGTGCTGCCAGCGAATTGAAACAATCAGCCATCGTCGATACCGAACTATGGCACAGTATCGGTCGCAAATGCGAACACCTCGTTCGATTCGAAAATGCTAAAGATTTTCGTGCACGTCGCCAGATCCCGGAGTCGATGAAATTCATCAGAATGGTGCTAAAAAGCACGAACGTGAAGAAAAGAACGGAATTCTTGGAGCAGAATTTCAGCTGGCTGATTATCTGGACGCAGTTTACCACCGTAGATAGATTGATACGAGAATTCCTCGAACGATATAATCGCGACGTTGTCAAGTTGAAACAATCCATCGCTGATAATTCTGCCGAAATAGAACGAtcccttttgatatttttgtcgTTTGGCGAATTCGACGAATTCGACGTCGTGACGAGGTTTTATTTCCCAGGTATCAAAGGTGTTGCCAAAGATACCGAAGAAGAATTGCGAAACGGTTTGATGTGCCATAAATGGGATCTGGTTACGTCAGGGAAGGGTTTAATGTTCTTGGCCACTTGTTTATATTTCGCTGATTGGAAACAGTTGTACGAATTTGTGCAGAAAATGTGCTCGGTTGCCGGATACTCGTTGAATTCGTTTATGTTTGATTTATTCGAACGAGGACATTTACCAGGACTCGAGTACCTTACCAGGAAACTAGAAAGAGGCGAAATGATAGACCTAAAGGAGTGTCTGAGCAAGCTGGAGTGCCATAGTGAAGGTGACGTCGTCAGACGAGGACTTCTGATGAGACAATTCAAAACGCACATGTTTAAGGCTTTATTCGATATCGACTCGGgacgtaaaatgatttttaatcgaGCAGACGTGCAGGATTTCTTGTTATGGATTTACAACGGCGATGAAATATTAGTCGAGAAACACTTCAAGCAACCGGTGCTGTTTCCTAAAGGCTTTTTGGTCCAGTTGATCGGTTGCTTCGACGATGGCCACGATGGTTTCTTATTCCAAGCTAGCAAATCGATGGAAGAGTTTTTAAAGTGGTGTTTCGCGAAGGTCTCCGAAAGGCGACGATTTAAACGCGAAATGATTTATAAATTTAAGCAGTATAAGATTATCGAAGATATATTGCTGAACAGAAGGTGTCGCCGGAGCGcgttgttttggttttttgacgGTGATGTAGGTTTGATCGAGAAATTCACTGCTGATTGCGCGGGTATTCCGATGTATACTATTGTGGAGAATAATTTGAGATCGGCGAGATCTGAAGAGATGAAGAAGTGA
- the LOC135837950 gene encoding uncharacterized protein LOC135837950 produces MERYRVPVCQYCGEEFETGQETVQNETCPHTYHRECVKSLTEQRTPAGNFRYLPAKCQHRSCGAVLIRQHYHSVIFRYETPENICTNSGHRHRIANLSDTIDFQGERINALNDSLRDTVAQNEIMTGRIADLEREITRLRRPAQDYQDFEDDLNRRDNDDDDDIANAQQQMVNYDNRAAGNENQDDQAPENYANDDNAANDCQDVDERNDLNEPIDQAFAEGFVQTNEEREMQRRMDQERDAQDGVIPEPVPASVNAPAPSAPNLDDVNLEEPHPSNSGPVLVAPELGEVGNVAGPSRFREPFRPSTRNVFSSFYNSSNVLVNHVMRNATKQRNDHQPRDQPLLDDEDAPYEDFRTRREIRVYDGGVQSAVFPHRRGNIMAILNQSGYTFNPQIQRELRHEYTLHSQQMYSSVYTSWSPDDRRPTTHIFLNGWWVIGDGLAHGVAREPLRRDPTLKSRWDRSRFAGSFLSAKRLRHNIQQHARNIPRFCVVAMGGHDLTLESEHTARINTSALIQFLLDQRVERILILPIIIADRRPDAETRRSYREWQRGILPQLDRSRVTYLQFLEETVDRVQPYHADLAGIIYAHPFVHFDIIYRLAHMLRYFD; encoded by the exons ATGGAAAGGTATCGTGTTCCGGTATGCCAGTACTGCGGGGAGGAGTTTGAGACAGGACAAGAAACTGTACAGAATGAAACCTGTCCACATACTTACCATCGCGAGTGCGTTAAAAGCTTAACTGAGCAACGTACGCCCGCCGGCAATTTCCGCTATCTCCCCGCAAAATGTCAACATCGAAGTTGCGGTGCGGTTTTGATTCGACAACACTATCACAGTGTTATTTTCCGCTACGAGACGCCCGAAAATATTTGCACCAACTCTGGACACCGGCATAGAATCGCGAATCTTAGCGACACGATTGATTTCCAGGGTGAGCGCATCAATGCATTAAATGATTCGCTTCGTGATACGGTAGCGCAGAATGAAATTATGACCGGAAGAATCGCAGATCTGGAACGCGAAATTACTCGACTTAGGCGACCAGCGCAAGATTACCAAG ATTTCGAAGACGATCTCAACCGTCGAGataacgatgacgacgacgatatcGCCAATGCACAGCAGCAAATGGTAAATTACGATAATCGAGCTGCTGGAAATGAAAATCAGGACGATCAAGCTCCAGAGAATTACGCAAATGACGATAACGCAGCCAACGATTGCCAAGACGTCGATGAGCGCAACGACCTTAATGAACCAATTGATCAAGCATTTGCTGAAGGATTTGTTCAAACGAACG AAGAACGTGAGATGCAACGCCGTATGGACCAAGAGCGAGATGCTCAAGATGGTGTGATTCCAGAGCCGGTTCCAGCTTCGGTCAATGCTCCAGCTCCATCCGCTCCTAATCTCGACGATGTAAACCTCGAGGAGCCTCACCCATCGAATTCTGGACCAGTTTTAGTAGCGCCAGAGCTGGGAGAAGTAGGAAACGTTGCCGGACCGTCTCGATTTCGCGAGCCTTTCCGGCCTAGTACACGTAAtgttttctcttcattttacaACTCCAGTAACGTCTTGGTAAACCACGTTATGCGGAATGCAACCAAACAGCGCAATGATCATCAACCTCGTGACCAACCGCTGCTAGATGATGAAGACGCCCCGTACGAAGACTTCAGAACGAGGCGCGAAATACGCGTCTACGATGGTGGCGTCCAGAGCGCTGTATTTCCACATCGACGTGGAAATATTATGGCTATTTTGAACCAGTCTGGCTATACTTTCAACCCGCAGATTCAGCGCGAGCTTCGTCACGAGTATACTCTGCATAGCCAGCAGATGTATTCTTCAGTTTATACGAGCTGGTCACCGGACGACCGCCGTCCAACCACCCATATTTTCCTGAACGGATGGTGGGTGATTGGCGACGGTCTTGCCCACGGTGTTGCGAGAGAACCGCTGAGACGAGATCCAACGTTAAAGAGTCGCTGGGACCGTAGCCGCTTCGCAGGAAGTTTTCTTTCGGCCAAACGTCTGCGACACAACATCCAACAACATGCCCGCAACATCCCACGGTTCTGCGTAGTGGCCATGGGAGGACACGACCTAACGCTTGAGTCCGAGCACACGGCCAGAATAAACACGTCAGcgttgattcaatttttgttagacCAACGCGTGGAGCGAATTCTTATCCTCCCGATAATCATCGCTGATCGACGACCAGATGCGGAGACTCGTCGATCTTATCGCGAATGGCAGCGAGGAATTTTGCCTCAATTAGACAGATCCCGCGTTACctatctgcaatttttggaagaaacagTAGATCGCGTCCAGCCTTACCATGCCGACCTCGCCGGCATCATATATGCGCATCCGTTCGTACATTTCGATATCATTTACCGTTTGGCTCATATGTTGCGTTATTTCGATTAA